AGATCTCGCGATCGATCCAGTGCTCGCGTACCCGCTCGTCAACGCCTTCGTAGCGGCCGCACACCAGGATCATGCCCGGGCCCTGGGCCAGCTCTCGAGCGATCTTCTGGGAGAAGGGCTCGCCCTGCGGCGACATCAGAATGCGGGGCACGCCCGGGTGGCGTGCGCGGGCGGCTTCCAGTCCGGCGACCAGAGGCTCGGGTTTCATTACCATCCCGGCGCCACCGCCGTAGGGAACATCATCGCAGGTGCGATGCTTGTCGGTCGTGAAGTCGCGGATGTCAGTGCAACGCACCGAGAAATGTCCCCGCTCAATGGCCTTGCCCGTCAGGCTGATCTGCAGCGGGCTGGTAAAAAAGTCCGGGAAGAGCGTCAGGATTTCGACAGGGTAGGGCGTGCTCACGTCGTCCTCATTCATCGGCCGGGGTCCAGATCTCCAGCGGCTGCAACACAACGGCCGGCGCTTCCACATCCACGTAGCTTACGGCGTGTTCGACGTAAGGCACAAAGAGCTCGCTCCCGTCGTGACGCTTGACCACCAGCACATCGTTGGCGCCGGTCTCAAAGAAGCGGTCGATCGTGCCGATCGCCGGCGCGTCCGCGGCCGGGTCGCCGTCTTCCTCCGCGGCCACGTAGACCGGATAGCCGATGGCCTCAATCAGGTAAAACTCATCGTCATCAAGCTCCGGAAGAAGGTCGAAATCAACCTCCACAATCCCGTGCTTAATCGACTCGGCGCCTTCCCGTCCCTGAATGCCCTTGAACTTCACCATGGCGAAT
This window of the Lujinxingia litoralis genome carries:
- the trmD gene encoding tRNA (guanosine(37)-N1)-methyltransferase TrmD; translated protein: MSTPYPVEILTLFPDFFTSPLQISLTGKAIERGHFSVRCTDIRDFTTDKHRTCDDVPYGGGAGMVMKPEPLVAGLEAARARHPGVPRILMSPQGEPFSQKIARELAQGPGMILVCGRYEGVDERVREHWIDREISIGDYVLTGGEVAAMVVIDAVTRLLPGVLGNQESITEESFSAPMLEYPQYTRPREFRGHEVPPILLSGDHGRVAQWRREQAEARTRARRPDLLERWPSDEDHD
- the rimM gene encoding ribosome maturation factor RimM (Essential for efficient processing of 16S rRNA), encoding MSKTSTERVELAKVGRPHGVYGDVRLYLFNADSEILEEGLTVYVRTERQVHELKIERYRQGPKFAMVKFKGIQGREGAESIKHGIVEVDFDLLPELDDDEFYLIEAIGYPVYVAAEEDGDPAADAPAIGTIDRFFETGANDVLVVKRHDGSELFVPYVEHAVSYVDVEAPAVVLQPLEIWTPADE